The Anaerohalosphaeraceae bacterium genomic interval TTTCCGAAGTTTGAGAGAGGAAGTTTTATTCGGAAAGCACAGCGGTTTCGCAGGCCAGCTGTTTCGGCGGCTTTCACGGAAAAAGCGGCCTATTTTGTGGACAGTTTTGCCAACTGGAATGACCATTCCCTCGGATTTGCGGTTGTGGGGGTTCTGGAGAAACTGGGTGTGCAGGTGGAGGTTCCTTTGCAACGGCCTGCGCCGCTGCCGGCGTATGTGTACGGTAATCTCCGCACCGCCCGCCGGGATTTGGAATACAATCTGAAACAGTTTGTCCCGCTGGTTCAAAAAGGATATGAAGTGGTTTGTTCAGAGCCCAGCGCGGCCCTGTGTCTAAAAGAGGAGATGAAATATCTTATCCAAACGCAGGAATCATCGCTGCTGGCTGACCAGACATGGGAGCTGATGGGCTATATCCGACGGATTCTGGAGCATCGCGGGTGGGGGCTGATACCGCTGTCGGATGCCTGCCGGACGGTTCGATATGCTTACCACGCCCCTTGCCATCTGCAGGCGCTGCGTCAGCCGTCGGATACAGTGGATTTGCTGGACCGGTTGGGGTTGAAGGTTGTCAATCTGAATGGGGGCTGCTGCGGGCTGGCGGGAACGGCCGGAATGCAGAGTCAGAAGGCAAAATTGTCCGAAGCCATTGGTGAATCCTTGAAAAAGAAGATTGAGCAGGTCAATCCGGATATTGTTTTGACGGAATGTGCCGCTTGTGCGATGCAGATTGAACATCTGACGGGACGCAAAACGCTGCACCCCATCAAACTTCTTTGGGAATACGGCTGGAAAGAGTAAATCGATTTGAAGAAAAAACGCGTTGCACTATCCGGAAAAACCCCTAAAATGAAGGTGGAATAATCAGGAAGCCCGGAAAGAGGCACGATATGGAGCACCATCAGGAATTGTATAAGCGTGCGGTGTTGTGGGAGGGGGAAGCCGGCGGGACGGTTCAGTGCCGACTTTGTGCGTGGCGTTGTCGGATTCCAGCCGGCCAGACAGGGCGATGCCGAGTCCGCAAAAATATCAACGGGGTGCTGGTGTCGCTGAATTATGACAAACTGTGCGCCGCCAATCCGGACCCGATTGAGAAGAAACCGCTCTTTCATTTTCAGCCGGGTTCAAAAAGTTTTTCGATTGCAGCTCCCGGATGCAATTTTCAGTGTGTGTTTTGTCAGAACTGGCAGATCAGCCAGATGCCGCAAATTGGAACGATTGAAGGGTCTTATTATTCTCCGAAGGCGATTGTGGATGCGGCGGTTCGAAGCCGTTGTTCGAGTATTGCCTACACCTATACGGAACCGACAGTGTTTATGGAGCTGTGTGCGGAAACCGCCCAGCTGGCCAAACAAATGGGGCTGGCGAATGTCTTTGTGAGCAATGGTTTCTTGAGTCCGGAGGCGATTGAGTTTGTCCGTCCGTGGCTGGACGGAATCAACATTGACCTGAAGGCGTTTACGGAAGAGTTTTACCGGGATTTGTGCAAGGCGCGGCTGGAGCCGGTCAAGGAGACGATTCGGACGATTGCCCGACAGACGGATATCTGGATGGAGATTACAACGCTGGTGATTCCGGGCAAGAATGATTCGGAAGAGGAGCTGCGGGCGATTGCGGAGTTTATTGCTCAGGAGGCCTCTGTGGATGTCCCCTGGCATGTGAGCCGCTTTTACCCGCAGTATCAGATGGACGACCGAGCGGCGACGCCGCAGAAAACGCTGGAGCGGGCGTATGATATCGGGCGTCAGGCGGGGCTGCGGTATGTCTATATCGGCAATGTTCCGGGGATTCGAGCGGAGTCAACGTATTGCTACAGCTGCGGGCTTCTTCTGATTGACCGGGTGGGGTTTACGGTGAAAAGCAATATCATTGAAGACGGAACCTGCCCGCAGTGCGGAGCGATTATCGCGGGTGTTGGACTCTGAAATCACTCGAGGAACATTTCCTTATGGATTGGATGATTGCTTATCAGAATCGGAATGTCTTTTTGTACTGTCCGCTGTGCAGTGCCCGGGCGCTGAAGGTGCATAAAAAGAGTGCGTATGTCTGTACGGAGTGCGGGCTGGAGTTTTATCTGAATACCGCGGCGGCTGTAGTGGCCCTGATTGAAGACGAAGAGGGCCGGCTGCTGGTGACGGTTCGTGACCACAAGCCCAAAGAAGGGATGCTGGATTTGCCGGGCGGTTTTGTGGACCCGGGGGAGTCGGCGGAAGAGGCCGTTCGGCGCGAAGTTCAGGAGGAAACGGGGTTAAAGGTCGAACAGCTGGAGTATTTCGGGTCTGCTCCGAATCGTTATCTGTATAAGGGGGTGCATTACGCCACGGAAGACCTGGCCTTTGTCTGCCGGGTTTCCGACTGGTCCGGTCTGGAGGCCCGCGAGGAAATCCGCAGTCTTCTGCGACTGAAGCGGGAGGAGATTGATTTGGAGCGGTTTGCATTCGATTCGATTCGGCATTTTCTGCGGCGGTATTTGAATCGGTAACCGGCGGATTTTCTGCTGGCGATTTTCGAAGAAATCTTTACAATAACGGTCAGAAACAGTGAGGAGACGGAATGAGCGTAGAACGGCTTCGCATCTATCATAATCCGGACTTAACGGCACCCACTCTGGTTCTCGGCTTTGACGGCTGGATGGACGGGGGGGAGGTCTCCACGGGGCTGGTGGATTATTTGCGGGTCACGCTGGGAGCGGTTCCGTTCGCTTCGATTGATCCGGAGCCGTTTTATGTGTTTCAAATGCCGGGTACGATGGAAACGGCCGGCGTCTTTCGTCCGCATGTCAAGATTGACGAGGGGCTGATTGAGGACTTTTCCTTTCCAAACAATACATTTTTTGCCGAACCGCGGCACAACCTGATTTTGTTTTCCGGCAAGGAACCGAATGTACGGTGGGAATGTTTTGCGGACTGCATTTTTCATTTGTGTGAACGGTTTGATGTCAAACAGATTTTCTTTGTCGGAAGCGTAGCAGGCCTGACGCCTCACAGCCGGGAGCCGAAATTTACGGCTTCCGTCTCTCAGCCCGCCCTTCGGGCCAGAATGCAGCGCATCGGCATTCGATTAAGCCGGTATGAAGGGCCGGCGGGGTTTGCCACATACCTGACGTGGCGGGCCTCCAGGGCGGATTTGGACATGTTTGTTCTGGTGGCGGAGATACCGGCTTATCT includes:
- the amrS gene encoding AmmeMemoRadiSam system radical SAM enzyme; this translates as MEHHQELYKRAVLWEGEAGGTVQCRLCAWRCRIPAGQTGRCRVRKNINGVLVSLNYDKLCAANPDPIEKKPLFHFQPGSKSFSIAAPGCNFQCVFCQNWQISQMPQIGTIEGSYYSPKAIVDAAVRSRCSSIAYTYTEPTVFMELCAETAQLAKQMGLANVFVSNGFLSPEAIEFVRPWLDGINIDLKAFTEEFYRDLCKARLEPVKETIRTIARQTDIWMEITTLVIPGKNDSEEELRAIAEFIAQEASVDVPWHVSRFYPQYQMDDRAATPQKTLERAYDIGRQAGLRYVYIGNVPGIRAESTYCYSCGLLLIDRVGFTVKSNIIEDGTCPQCGAIIAGVGL
- a CDS encoding NUDIX domain-containing protein; translated protein: MDWMIAYQNRNVFLYCPLCSARALKVHKKSAYVCTECGLEFYLNTAAAVVALIEDEEGRLLVTVRDHKPKEGMLDLPGGFVDPGESAEEAVRREVQEETGLKVEQLEYFGSAPNRYLYKGVHYATEDLAFVCRVSDWSGLEAREEIRSLLRLKREEIDLERFAFDSIRHFLRRYLNR
- a CDS encoding PAC2 family protein; translated protein: MSVERLRIYHNPDLTAPTLVLGFDGWMDGGEVSTGLVDYLRVTLGAVPFASIDPEPFYVFQMPGTMETAGVFRPHVKIDEGLIEDFSFPNNTFFAEPRHNLILFSGKEPNVRWECFADCIFHLCERFDVKQIFFVGSVAGLTPHSREPKFTASVSQPALRARMQRIGIRLSRYEGPAGFATYLTWRASRADLDMFVLVAEIPAYLQGYNPRAVEAAVRCISGLLELHLSCEDLRTLSDEFERKVGELVQQQPELAARIQQLEEIYDNEIFDTELSDLKNWLHQRGIRLD